The proteins below come from a single Arthrobacter crystallopoietes genomic window:
- the ehuA gene encoding ectoine/hydroxyectoine ABC transporter ATP-binding protein EhuA — translation MPTTTDPHTAAGNGSAAAVPAIRFENVEKRFGDNVVLKDLNFEVAKGDRVTLIGPSGSGKTTILRLVMTLESLSDGYIYINGEPLTHELRDGKRVARSDKAQKQIRKRIGMVFQQFNLFPNMTVLENIIEAPVHVLGQSKADATKRAMELLESVGLPGKANAHPLQLSGGQQQRVAIARALAMDPDILLLDEVTSALDPEIVGEVLGILKHIADTTDITMLIVTHEMQFARDVSNRVMMFDGGRVVEEAPPEVMFTRPEHERTKAFLRAVLGTGEGQIGTH, via the coding sequence TTGCCTACAACTACTGATCCCCACACCGCGGCCGGTAACGGCTCCGCGGCCGCCGTTCCGGCCATCAGGTTCGAGAATGTGGAGAAGCGGTTCGGCGACAACGTGGTCCTCAAGGACCTCAATTTCGAGGTGGCCAAGGGCGACCGCGTCACCCTGATCGGGCCCAGCGGCTCGGGCAAGACCACAATCCTGCGCCTGGTCATGACGCTGGAAAGCCTCAGTGACGGCTACATCTACATCAACGGCGAGCCGCTTACGCACGAGCTGCGCGACGGCAAGCGGGTAGCCCGCAGCGACAAGGCCCAGAAGCAGATCCGCAAGCGCATCGGCATGGTCTTCCAGCAGTTCAACCTGTTTCCCAACATGACAGTGCTGGAAAACATCATCGAGGCGCCGGTCCACGTGCTCGGCCAGTCCAAGGCTGACGCCACCAAGCGCGCCATGGAACTGCTCGAAAGCGTGGGGCTACCGGGCAAGGCCAACGCCCATCCGCTGCAGCTTTCCGGCGGCCAGCAGCAGCGCGTTGCCATCGCCCGAGCACTGGCCATGGATCCGGACATCCTGCTGCTGGACGAGGTCACCTCGGCGCTGGACCCGGAAATCGTCGGCGAAGTGCTCGGCATCCTGAAGCACATCGCCGACACCACCGACATCACCATGCTCATAGTCACGCATGAGATGCAGTTCGCCCGCGATGTGTCCAACCGCGTCATGATGTTCGACGGGGGCCGGGTTGTGGAGGAAGCGCCGCCGGAAGTCATGTTCACGCGCCCCGAACACGAGCGCACCAAGGCCTTCCTACGCGCCGTACTCGGCACCGGTGAAGGCCAGATCGGCACGCACTGA
- a CDS encoding MarR family winged helix-turn-helix transcriptional regulator, which translates to MTAAVQRDEDLLLEHQLCFALSVASRSVIGAYKPVLEKLGITHPQYLVMLALWEESPRMVKDLGEVLAQEPATLSPMLKRLEAAGLITRDRVPGNERALAIGLTVKGKALREDALAVPGTMLQRLGLDREKLVALNESMRDLIAAAH; encoded by the coding sequence ATGACCGCAGCCGTACAGCGGGACGAGGACCTGCTGCTCGAACACCAGCTCTGCTTCGCTTTGTCGGTAGCCTCGCGCAGTGTGATCGGCGCATACAAGCCGGTCCTCGAAAAACTCGGCATCACCCATCCGCAGTACCTGGTGATGCTGGCACTGTGGGAAGAGAGCCCCCGGATGGTCAAGGATCTGGGCGAAGTCCTGGCCCAGGAGCCCGCCACGCTCTCGCCGATGCTCAAGCGGCTCGAAGCAGCCGGACTGATCACCCGCGACCGGGTACCGGGAAACGAACGCGCCCTGGCCATTGGACTGACAGTCAAAGGTAAAGCCCTGCGGGAAGATGCCCTGGCGGTGCCGGGCACCATGTTGCAGCGGCTCGGCCTGGACCGCGAGAAGCTGGTGGCGCTCAACGAGTCCATGCGGGATCTGATTGCCGCCGCGCACTAA
- a CDS encoding aspartate kinase encodes MSLIVQKFGGSSVSDAEGIKRVAQRVVDTQAAGNEVVVVVSAMGDTTDELLDLADQVTSAPSAREMDMLLSAGERISMSLLAMAIQEQGATAQSFTGSQAGMITDAIHGKARIIDVSPHRVKTALEKGDIAIVAGFQGMSRESQDITTLGRGGSDTTAVALAAALNADSCEIYTDVDGIYTADPRVVTNAQKIDEISSEEMLEMAASGSKILHLRCVEYARRFGVPLHVRSSFSTNEGTWVLPNPDDKIKIQEGEPMEQPIISGVAHDRSEAKVTIIGVPDIPGKAAELFGIVAGAHSNIDMIVQNVSTKGTGKTDISFTLPMVEGKEALEALRASQDIVGFDSIDYNDQVGKLSLIGAGMRSNPGVSYKFFDALHKAGVNVDMISTSEIRISIVTHADLLDTAVRAVHAAFGLDSEDEATVYGGTGR; translated from the coding sequence ATGAGCTTGATAGTGCAGAAGTTTGGTGGTTCCTCAGTATCGGACGCCGAAGGCATCAAGCGGGTTGCCCAGCGCGTGGTCGACACGCAGGCTGCCGGCAACGAAGTTGTGGTTGTTGTGTCCGCGATGGGCGACACCACCGACGAGCTGCTTGATCTTGCTGACCAGGTTACCTCCGCCCCCAGCGCACGCGAGATGGATATGCTGCTGAGCGCCGGCGAACGAATTTCCATGTCCCTGCTGGCCATGGCCATCCAGGAGCAGGGCGCCACGGCGCAGTCCTTCACCGGCAGCCAGGCCGGCATGATTACCGATGCCATCCACGGCAAAGCCCGCATCATCGATGTCTCCCCGCACCGGGTGAAGACGGCGCTGGAAAAGGGCGACATCGCCATCGTTGCCGGGTTCCAGGGCATGAGCCGCGAAAGCCAGGACATCACCACGCTGGGACGCGGCGGTTCCGACACCACCGCAGTGGCACTGGCCGCGGCGCTGAACGCCGATTCCTGCGAGATCTACACGGACGTCGACGGCATCTACACCGCGGATCCCCGCGTTGTCACCAATGCGCAGAAGATCGACGAGATCTCCAGCGAGGAAATGCTGGAAATGGCGGCCTCCGGCTCCAAGATCCTGCACCTGCGCTGCGTGGAATACGCCCGCCGCTTTGGTGTCCCGTTGCACGTTCGCTCGTCGTTCAGCACTAATGAAGGGACCTGGGTGCTGCCCAACCCCGACGACAAGATCAAGATCCAAGAGGGAGAACCCATGGAACAGCCCATCATTTCCGGAGTGGCCCATGACCGTTCCGAAGCCAAGGTCACCATCATCGGCGTGCCCGACATCCCCGGCAAGGCGGCAGAGCTGTTCGGCATTGTCGCCGGCGCCCACTCCAACATCGACATGATCGTGCAGAACGTTTCCACCAAGGGAACCGGCAAGACGGACATCTCGTTCACGCTTCCCATGGTGGAAGGGAAGGAAGCCCTGGAAGCGCTCCGGGCCTCCCAGGACATAGTCGGGTTCGACAGCATCGACTACAACGACCAGGTGGGCAAGCTCTCCCTGATCGGTGCGGGCATGCGCTCCAACCCCGGCGTTTCCTACAAGTTCTTCGATGCCCTGCACAAAGCGGGCGTGAATGTGGACATGATCTCCACCTCCGAAATCCGTATCTCGATCGTCACCCACGCCGACCTGCTGGACACCGCCGTGCGCGCCGTCCATGCGGCCTTCGGCCTGGACTCCGAGGACGAGGCCACCGTGTACGGCGGCACCGGGCGCTAA